CCCCCTCGCCGAAGAGCCCCTGGACGAAGGTGTCCAGGGCTCCGCGCAGGTGCGCCATGGTGACGTCCTTGTCCACGACGAGACCCTCGAACTGGTGGAAGACCGGGGTGTGCGTCGCGTCGAGGTCGTCGGTGCGGAAGACCTTGCCCGGGCACAGCACGTAGATCGGCGGCTCACGGTCGAGCATCGTGCGGATCTGCACCGGTGAGGTGTGCGTCCTCAGGACGACACCCGCGTCGGCCGGCTCGACGAAGAAGGTGTCCTGCTCGGCGCGGGCAGGGTGGTCCGGAGCGATGTTCAGGGCATCGAAGGTCAGCCACTCGGACTCGATCTCCGGCCCCTCGGCGATCTCCCAGCCCATCCCGACGAAGATGTCCTCGACGCGCTCGGTGACCAGGCTGATCGGGTGCCGGGCACCCAGGCGCGGGTGCGCCCGCTCCACCGTCAGGTCGAGGGTCTCCTCGACGAGAATCCGCTCGTCCCGCTCCGCCTCCAGCTCGGCCTGCCGCGCCTTGAGGGCCTGGGCGACCTGACCGCGTGCCCGACCGACGCGCTTGCCGGCGTCGGCCTTGGCGCTCGGTGGCAGCGCACCGATCTCTCGGTTGGCCAGCGCCAGCGGGGACTTGTCCCCCTGGTGGGTGGCGCGTGCTCGCTTCAGCTCGTCGAAGGTCGCAGCGTCCGCAACGGCAGCGAGGGCGGCCCGGACGGCCTCCTCGATCGTCTGCGGATCGAGCGCGGCGACCTCGACCGGGTCGTAGTTCGTGTTGGGTCCTGACACGGGGCCAGAGTCTACGGTGAGCCGCGCGTGCGGGTCCCGCGGGTTTGGCTCCCGCCCAGGTCGTGGACGGTCAGGCGTTCCCGCGGCGCCAGCGGACCCCGTAGAAGGGACATCGCCAGATCGGCGCGCCGGTGGCGCCGGTAGCGCAGCGCGCCCGACTCGTAGAGCTGGTGCAGCCGTCCGTCGACGACGACCGACCCCTCCGCCATCGGGGGAAGGGAGGTGTCCCGGCCGTTCTGCGCCGTCCAGCCACCGTCTTCGGCCAGGTCCGACGCTCCCACCCGGGTGAGGACCGAGCGTCGGGCCCTCCCCCAGCTGCGGGAGAAGTACACCGTCCCGTCCGGGGCGAAGGCCACCCCCTGGGTCTGCGGCGGCACCGTGAAGACCGCCCCGGTCTCGACGGGGGCCCCGTCCTCGTCGAGGTCGTAGCGGTACATGCGACCGGGGCGGTCGCGTCGGAACCCGGTCACGTAGAGGCCGTCGCGGTGGGAGGTCACCGTGGAGCCGGCCCGGACCCTCGTGGTCATCAGCGGCTCACCGACCCCCTGCCGCAGCCGCCGGGTGTCGTGGACCTGCACCGCCCCGGCACCGCAGACGTAGGTGCGCCCGCCGTGGAGGGTGATCCCCCCGTAGTGGACCAGTCCGCCCAGCCGGGTTCGTGCGCTGACCCTTCCGTCGCGATCGGCGAAGACGACCCAGCCGGTCGAGTGGTCGTCGGCGTCGTAGAACGTGTAGACGAACTCCTCGTGCGCCTCGTCCCAGGCCAGTCCCTGCGGCACGTCCGTGCTGTCCGGCCGAAGGGGGATGACCGCCCCCGGCTCGTGGGGATCGGTCGATGCCGACGTGCGTCGGCACAGCAGGCCGCGCAGTGCCCGGCCGAGATGGCGCAGGCGGTCGAGCCGGAGGCGCAGGTCCATGGTCGGCAACCTACGTCGGGACGCCTCGTCCCGGCGCTCGAGGACGTCGCCCGTTTCTTGACTCGTTCAAGTATTGGTGGGATTCTTGATCGTGATGGCCACCATGATCGATCCGGACGTCGCCGCCGGGCTGCTGCGTGAGCGCTCCATGCGCGTCACGGCCCCGCGGATCGCCGTGCTGCGCGAGTTGTCCGCGCATCCGCACGCCGACGTCGACACGCTCACCCGCGCCACGCGTGAGCGACTCGGATCGGTGAGCACCCAGGCCGTCTACGACATCCTCGCGGCCCTCGCCGGGATCGGGCTCGTACGCAAGTTCGAGCCGGCCGGCCACCCCGCCCGCTTCGAGATCGACCTCGGCGACAACCACCACCACCTCGTCTGTCGTACCTGCGGCTCGATGACCGATGTCGAGTGCGCCCCCGGCGCGGCCCCCTGCCTCGAGGCGGCCGACGACCACGGCTTCGCGATCGACGAGGCCGAGGTCATCTACTGGGGCATCTGCCCCGCCTGCGCCGCCACGGCGGTCGCCACCCGCTGACCTGCATTGCACCCCACCCCACAGAGAAAGAGGAGCAGCAGATGTCCACCACTCCCGCCACCCCAGAACCCAAGTCCGACGCCCGAGGGACGCTCGACGTGTCCGGACCCTCGACGCAGATCAACGGTTCCCCGACCGTCAACGACCGCCACAGTCTTTCCGTCGGGAGCAATGGGCCGCTGCTGCTGCACGACACCCATCTCGTCGACATGCTGGCCCACTTCAACCGGGAGAACATCCCCGAGCGGAAGCCACACGCCAAGGGTGCCGGCGCCTTCGGCCACTTCGAGACCACGGCTGACGTCTCGAAGTACACGAAGGCCGCGATGTTCCAGCAGGGTGCGACCACCCGCATGCTCGCCCGCTTCTCCACCGTCGCCGGTGAGCTCGGCTCCCCCGACACCTGGCGTGACGTGCGCGGCTTCGCCCTGCGCTTCTACACGTCCGAGGGCAACTTCGACCTCGTCGGCAACAACACGCCGATCTTCTTCCTGCGTGACCCGCTGAAGTTCCCCAACTTCATCCGCAGCCAGAAGCGTCTGCCCGACAGCGGTCTGCGCGACAACACGATGCAGTGGGACTTCTGGACCAACAACCCCGAGTCCGCCCACCAGGTCACCTACCTCATGGGCGACCGGGGGTTGCCGCGCTCGTGGCGGAACATGAACGGTTACGGCAGCCACACCTACATGTGGGTCAACGCCTCCGGCGAGAGGTTCTGGGTGAAGTACCACTTCCACACCAAGCAGGGTGTCGAGGGCATCACCAACGACGCTGCCGACCGCATCGCCGGTGAGGACGCGGAGTTCCACCGTCGGGACCTCTTCGAGGCCATCGAGCGCGGCGACGCCCCCCAGTGGACGCTGTCCGTGCAGGTCATGCCGTACGAGGACGCGAAGACGTACCGCTTCAACCCCTTCGACCTGACGAAGACGTGGTCGCACAAGGACTACCCCCTCATCGAGGTCGGCACGATGACCCTGGACGAGAACCCGGTGAACTTCTTCGCCCAGATCGACCAGGCGGCCTTCGCGCCGAGCAACACCGTCCCGGGGATCGGCTTCTCCCCGGACAAGATGCTCCTGGGACGGGTCTTCGCCTACGCCGACGCCCACCGGGCACGGATCGGTCCCAACTTCCACCAGCTGCCGGTCAACCGACCCGCGGTCGAGCAGGAGAACCACTACTCCTTCGACGGGCCGATGCGCTACGAGCACTCTGGCGCCGCCCCGACCTACATGCCCAACAGCTTCGGCCGCCCGCACGCCGACGAGCAGGGCCCGGTCGACGACGGTTGGGAGGCCGACGGCGAGATCGTGCGCTCCGCCTACGAGCTGCACGCCGAGGACGATGACTTCGGTCAGCCGGGGACGCTGGTGCGCGAGGTCTTCTCCGACGCCCAGCGCGACCGCCTCGTCGAGACGGTCATCGGGTCGCTCGGGGGCGTGCAGGATCCGGTGCTGTCACGGGTTTTCGAGTACTGGACGAACATCGACGCCGAGATCGGTCAGCGCATCCGCGAGGGCAAGGCCGCGGCCGACTCCGGTGGCGAGGTCGATCCCGGCGAGGTCCTGCGCGAGGGCTGAGTCGGACATGGCGAAGGGGTGGGGCCGGGTGGCCCCACCCCTTCGCTCGTCAGTGACGCGGCGCGCGGGCACGCAACTCGGCGAACACCGTGAGCACGAGCAGGAGGGCCACACTCGCGCCGAGCAGGGGAGCGGCCGGCACGACGGCGCTGGTGGGAACGAGCAGCAGGCTGCCCGCCACGGCGGGGATGGACCACGGCAGCACCGCACGAGTGGACTGCCCGTACCGCAGGGACACGATGGCGTTGGTCAGGTAGAACAGCGCGAGACCTCCGCCCAGCGTCGCGCCCGACCCGATCGGGAGCGGGGCGAAGGGGGCCCCGATGGCCGTGGCGATCGCCCCGGCCATCGCCGTGACACCCACCACCAGCAGAAAGGGCATGAACAGGGTGGTGAGCACGACCCCGCCGAAGTCCCGGCGCAGTGCCAGTCGGTGCAGCCCCTCGCTCAGGGTGCCCATCCCGTACTGGAAGAACGTCCAGCCCAGCAGGGCCACCATCACGAAGCCGAGAGCGCCCGTGAGCCGGGCCGCCGGGCCCCACAGTGCCGACACCCGGGTCACGATCGTGAAGACCGACTCGCCGAGGACGATGACGACGAACAGCCCCAGGCGTTCGGCGGCGTGCTCGACGTTGATGTCGGCGATGCCGGCCGCTGGTTGCCGCCGGGCGCTCACCGTCACCATGACCACCTCCACGAGGATCGCCACGGCCCACAGGATCGCGGCCGTCTCCAGCGGAAGGAATGCCGCCACCAGCCACAGCACGGCGGTCCCGCCGTTGTACAGCCAGATGCGCCACGATGGCGCGGCACCGAGGAGGTTTCGCTGTCGGTGCAGCCACAGCGTCAGCAGGACCAGACGCAGGGCGGCGTTGGCCACGGAGAAGGCCCAGGCCCGCTCACCGAAGGCCTCGGGTGCGGCTGCGGCCATGGCGCCGGCAGCCGCCATCGCCGTGAGCATGGCCACTCCCAGCCCGCGGGCGGTCAGGCCGGGCAGGAGATTGACGACGGAGACGATGTTCACCCATGCCCACCACGCCGGGAAGAACAGCAGGATGAAGGTCCCGATGTCACTCCAGCCGGGATCTCCGTGGATCCCGTGGGCCAGCTGGCCCACGAAGGCGACGAAGACGAGGTCGAAGAGCAGCTCCATCCAGTGCACGCGCCCCGCCTCGCGCGCGGGACCGCCGCCCGGCGCACGGCCGGGAACATCGTCCGACCTCGGCATGCCTCCCATGTCGTCCAGTCAAGCCCATTCAGGGACCGGAACCACCGGCACGGGCCGGACCCGTTGCCTGCCCCTCAGGTCGGGCGCTGGCTCCGGGCGGACGCGTAGAGACACAGTGTGCTCGCCATCGCGAGATTGAGCGACTCGGCGTGGCCGTGGATCGGGACGCGCACGACGTCGTCGCACGCCTCACGGGTGGCCGGCTCCAGGCCCCGGGCCTCGTTGCCCATGACCCAGGCGTGCGCGGTGGTCAGGTCGATCTCGTCGATGGTCTGCTCCCCCATCCCGTCCGCCGCGAGGCGGCGCACCCCGGCGTCGTCGAGCGCGGCCAGGGTCGCGGCGACGTCGAGGCCGGTGACGACCGGCAGATGGAAGATCGAGCCGGCCGTGGAGCGCACGACCTTGGGGCTGGTCACATCGACCGACCCCTCGCTGACGAGGACCGCGTCGGCACCGGCAGCGTCCGCACCGCGGATGACGGTGCCGAGGTTGCCGGGGTCGCGCACGTGGGTGAGCAGCACGAGCAGGCGGGGCTCCCGGGCGAGCACGGACTCCAGCGTGGAGGGCGTCCAGTCGACGACGGCTGCGGTGCCCTGGGGCGTGTCGGCGTCGCACATCGCGGCGAGGACCTCCTCGCTCGCCTCGTGGACGACAACGCCCCGGCCACGGGCCGGCTCGACGAAGTCGGCATACCGTCGCGCAGCCTCCGCCGTGACGTAGAGGTCACGGATCCGTTCGGGTGCGAAGCGCACCGCCTCGCGCACTCCCTGCGGCCCCTCGACGAGTACACGGCCGGTGCGCCGACGCACGGAACGCCGGGAGAACCCACGCACCTGCTTCACCCGCTCGGAGGCGGGATTGGTCAGGGGAGGGCGCTCCCGGCGTCCATCGTGATCGCTCAGGCCTGCGCCTTGGCGTCGGCGGCCGGAACGTTGGCCTTGGCCACCTCGACGAGAGCGGCGAAGGCGGCCTCGTCGTTGACGGCCAGCTCGGCGAGCATGCGACGGTCGACCTCGACCTCGGCGCCGCGCAGACCCTGGATGAACCGGTTGTAGGTCATCCCGTTGGCGCGGGCGCCCGCATTGATGCGCTGGATCCACAGGCGACGGAAGTCGCCCTTCCGGGCGCGACGGTCACGGTAGCTGTACTCCAGCGAGTGGGTGACCTGCTCCCGGGCCTTGCGGTAGAGGCGGGACCGCTGGCCCCGGTAGCCGCTCGCGCGCTCGAGAACGACCCGGCGCTTCTTGTGGGCGTTGACCGCCCGCTTCACGCGTGCCACGTGAGTACTCCTTCAGGTATGGGGGTGAAAATCAGGCTCAGGCTCAGCGACCGAGCAGCTTCTTGGCCTTCTTCTCGTCGGCCTTGGAGACCTGGACATCGTTCGCGAGTCGCCGCGCGTGCTGAGGGGTCTTCTCGTGGAACTTGTGGACGTGGTTGGCCCGCTCACGCATGATCTTGCCCGAGCCGGTGACCCGGAAGCGCTTCTTGGCACCACTGTGCGTCTTGTTCTTCGGCATGGTCGCCGATCTCCTTCGTGTTGCTGTGCTGGTCTTCGAGCCGGCGCTCAGGACTCGGCCGGGGCGTCGCTGTCGTTCTTCTCGGCTGCCTTGGCGGCGGCCTGGTCGTCCTTCTTGCGGCGCGCCTCGGCGCGGGCCTCGGACTTCTTCTTCGTCGGGCCGAGCACCATGACCATGTTGCGTCCGTCCTGCTTCGGGGCGGACTCGACGGTGCCCAGCTCCACCACGTCCTCCGCCAGACGCTGCAGCAGTCGGAACCCCAGCTCGGGGCGGGACTGCTCGCGTCCGCGGAACATGATCGTCACCTTGACCTTGTCGCCGGCACTGAGGAAGCGCTCGACGTGGCCCTTCTTGGTGCCGTAGTCGTGGCTGTCGATCTTCGGCCGGAGCTTGATCTCCTTGATGATCGTGTTGACCTGGTTCTTGCGCGCTTCACGCGCCTTCATGGCGGCTTCGTACTTGTACTTGCCGAAGTCCATGAGCTTGGCCACGGGCGGCTTGGCCGTCGGAGCGACCTCGACGAGGTCGAGGTCCGCCTCGGCAGCGAGCCTGAGAGCATCCTCCACGCGGACGATGCCGACCTGCTCCCCGTTGGGGCCGACCAACCGCACCTCTGGGACGCGGATTCGGTCATTGATGCGAGGCTCGCTGATGTGCTGCTCCTTAGCTCGGTGTGTCCACTCCCGCCACCGACGAAGAAAGGCTCCTCGTCGATCGCGAGGAGCCTCACCAGAGCACGATGCCCACGAGCACCTCGACGGGGACCGTCGGCGGCTCGTACCGCACCGAGACCTGAGACCCGGCAACCATGCGGTCGTCGCGGGTGGGAAGCGAGGCTCCTCTTGAGTCACCGTCGCACGACGATGACCGGTCAGTGACAACAATAGCAGCGGCACCCTCGAGGCAGGAAATCAGGTGATGGCGAAGCTCAACCCGTCGACCCGGGCACGCAGCTCGCCGTCGGTGGCCAACTCCTCGGCGATGGTGGTCACGAGCTGCTCGACCTCCTGCTGACCCAGACCGGGAACGAGGGTCAGCTCGACCTGGAGCACTCCTTGGCCATCCGGTGCCCCCTCGGAGAGGGCGTGGCCGGTGACCTCGTCATGCGTGCTGCACACCCGCGCGACGGAGGCCTCGACGAAGGGGTCCTCGTACGACGGCAACCACTCCCGCGCCTGGGCCAGCGCCCAGACCATCGAGGCACGTACCTCGAAGGCCTGCTCGCTCGCGCAGTCGAGCACCATGAGGTCGGCGCGCTCGCCCACCGCCGCCTGCGCCGCCTGTGCCGCCTCGACCGGTACCGGCCGCATCGTCGAGCTGAAGGCCGCAAGCGCTTCCACCGAAGTGAAGACGGGCAGGGCCGTGCGTCCGTCCGGGTGCTCCAGCAGGGCGACAGCCATGTCGGCCTCCGTGTCGGAGACGGTGCCGTCCACGCCCTCGCCGAGCTCCCCGGCGACCGCAGTGACGGGGACGATCAGACGGGCCTTCGCCAACCTCCGCATCACGTCCGTCTCCCCGCCGGTGGTCAGGGCCCGGATCAGCCCGGGATCGGCGGTGCCGGAGTCACCCTCGAACCCGCCCGTGGGCAGCTCCCGCCCCTGCCAGGGCACACCGGCCGAGTCACCGTGCGTGGTCATGGCCGACCCGCCGCATCGAGGGCCTCGGTGAGGGTCACCGTGCCCTTGTACAGCGCCGAGCCGATGATGGCGCCCTCGACCCCGACTGGTACCAGCTCACGCAGGGCGACGACGTCCTCACGGGTGGTCACCCCACCGGAGGCGACGACCTTGGCCGAGGTGGCCTCGCAGACGCTGCGCAGCAGCTCGAGGTTGGGCCCGGCGAGCATGCCGTCCTTCGCCACGTCGGTGACGACGTAGCGGGTACAGCCCTCGGAGTCGAGCCGGGCGAGCGTCTCCCAGAGATCGCCCCCCTCCCGGGTCCACCCTCGAGCCGCCAGCGTGGTTCCGCGCACGTCCAGGCCGACGGCGATCCGGTCACCGTGCTCGGCGATGGCCCGGGCCGTCCACTCGGGGTTCTCCAGCGCGGCGGTGCCGAGATTGACGCGGGCGCACCCGGAGTCGAGCGCGGCCGTGAGCGAGTCCTGGTCCCGGATCCCGCCGCTCAGCTCGACCTTGAGGTCGAGCTGGCCGACGATCCCGGCGAGGAGGTCGCGGTTGCTCCCTTCGCCGAAGGCGGCATCGAGGTCGACGAGGTGGATCCACTCGGCACCCTGCTCCTGCCAGGCCTGCGCGGCCTGCAACGGGTCGCCGAAGTCCCAGCCGGAACCGGAGATGCCCTGCTGCAGCTGCACGGCCCGCCCCTCACGCACGTCGACGGCGGGAAGCAGCTCCAGCCGTCGGGTCTCGGTCGTGGTCACAGTGACATCACCCAGTTCTTCAGAAGGTGCAGTCCCGCGTCCCCGGACTTCTCGGGGTGGAACTGCGTTGCGGACAACGGGCCGTTCTCGACGGCCGCGACGAAGGGGGACCCGTGCTCGCTCCACGTGACGCGGGGGGCGGCCACGGCCAGCCCTCCGGGCGCCACGCGCAGATCCCAGTCGGCCACCGCGTAGGAGTGGACGAAGTAGAAGCGCTCGGCCTCGACGCCGGCGAAGAGCACACTGTCCTCGGCAGGGGTGGTCGTCGACCACCCCATGTGCGGGACGACCGGCGCCCGGAGCCGGGTGACGGTCCCGGGCCACTGCCCCAGGCCCGCCCGGGCCGGGGCGCTCCCACTCGGCTCCTCGGACCCGTCGAACATCACCTGCATCCCGACACACACCCCGAGGACGGGGCGCCCCCCGGCCAGCCGGAGGTCGACGAGCGCCGCGCCGTCGACCGCCTCGAGGCCGCCCATGCAGGCATGGAAGTTACCGACCCCCGGGACGAGGAGGCCGTCCGCGGACAGGACGCGATCGCGGTCGGCCGTCAGCTCGACATCGGCGCCGACGTGGTCCAGGGCGCGCACGACGGAGTGCACGTTGCCGGAGCCGTGGTCGAGCACGACGACGTGGGGCGAGGTCATTGGTGCACATCCTTCACGACGGAGTCGAAGCCCGCGACCGATCGCGCATGGGGTGCGATGACCGGCCCGAGGTGGGTGTCGGTGCCGTCGAGGACCCGGCCGGCGGGGAGCCCCAGGACGGCGGTCACCTCGACCAGCCACTGGTCGTGGGCCAGATCCGTGCGCTGCCACAGCTCCCGGACCTGACGAATGGGCACCAGTCGGCTCGTGGCACCACCGGCGAGCGTGCGGTGCAGGTCCTCGGGTGTGAGTCGCGGTAGGTCGGGCCCCCCGACGACCCTGCCGTCGGAGTCGCGCAGTGCCCAGCGGGTCGGCGCCCGGCCGGCCGCACGGGCCGTCAGCACGGCGACGTCGTCGAAGTGGAAGAGTCCGATGGCCGGACCCAGCCGGGGTGCGATGTGCCGGGAGGCCAGCACGGTCAGGGCGTCGTCATAGGGGGCTGCGGCGGCCGAGGCCGTCCGTGCCGGGACGACGACCGACCACGAGGCGTGCTCGAGGACGTGGCACGGGACGACGCCGCGGCGCACCCAGTCGGCGGCGCTGGCCGCGGTCGCGGAGAGGCAGACCACTCCCCTGCCGGCTGTGCTCATCGCATGCCCGATCTACAGTGCGCCCTTGGCGCTCGGGATGCCGCTGACCCGAGGGTCATGGGCGACCGCGGACCGCAGGGCCCTGGCCAGGGCCTTGAACTGGGCCTCGACCACGTGGTGTGGGTCGCGGCCGGCCAGGACGCGCACGTGCAGGGCGATGCCGGCGTTGTGGGCGAAGGACTCCATCACGTGGCGGGTCAGCGACCCGACGAAGGTGCCGCCGATGATCACGTGCTCCTGCCCGGCGGGCTCGCCCGTGTGCACGACATAGGGTCGACCGGCGACATCGACGACCGCGTGCACGAGTGCCTCGTCGAGCGGGACGGTGGCATCACCGAACCGGCTGATCCCGCTCTTGTCGCCGAGAGCCTCCCGGACCGCCTGACCGAGAACGATCGCGACGTCCTCGACGGTGTGGTGGGCGTCGACGTCCACGTCACCGTCCGCGCGGACGGTGAG
The DNA window shown above is from Janibacter sp. A1S7 and carries:
- the pheS gene encoding phenylalanine--tRNA ligase subunit alpha, which gives rise to MSGPNTNYDPVEVAALDPQTIEEAVRAALAAVADAATFDELKRARATHQGDKSPLALANREIGALPPSAKADAGKRVGRARGQVAQALKARQAELEAERDERILVEETLDLTVERAHPRLGARHPISLVTERVEDIFVGMGWEIAEGPEIESEWLTFDALNIAPDHPARAEQDTFFVEPADAGVVLRTHTSPVQIRTMLDREPPIYVLCPGKVFRTDDLDATHTPVFHQFEGLVVDKDVTMAHLRGALDTFVQGLFGEGVVTRLRPNFFPFTEPSAEIDCQCWVCRGRDSACRTCGGTGWIELGGSGMVNRRVLAASGVDPDEYTGFAFGLGIERSLMLRHGVADMRDIIEGDVRFSAAFGMEI
- a CDS encoding Fur family transcriptional regulator, whose translation is MATMIDPDVAAGLLRERSMRVTAPRIAVLRELSAHPHADVDTLTRATRERLGSVSTQAVYDILAALAGIGLVRKFEPAGHPARFEIDLGDNHHHLVCRTCGSMTDVECAPGAAPCLEAADDHGFAIDEAEVIYWGICPACAATAVATR
- a CDS encoding catalase; translated protein: MSTTPATPEPKSDARGTLDVSGPSTQINGSPTVNDRHSLSVGSNGPLLLHDTHLVDMLAHFNRENIPERKPHAKGAGAFGHFETTADVSKYTKAAMFQQGATTRMLARFSTVAGELGSPDTWRDVRGFALRFYTSEGNFDLVGNNTPIFFLRDPLKFPNFIRSQKRLPDSGLRDNTMQWDFWTNNPESAHQVTYLMGDRGLPRSWRNMNGYGSHTYMWVNASGERFWVKYHFHTKQGVEGITNDAADRIAGEDAEFHRRDLFEAIERGDAPQWTLSVQVMPYEDAKTYRFNPFDLTKTWSHKDYPLIEVGTMTLDENPVNFFAQIDQAAFAPSNTVPGIGFSPDKMLLGRVFAYADAHRARIGPNFHQLPVNRPAVEQENHYSFDGPMRYEHSGAAPTYMPNSFGRPHADEQGPVDDGWEADGEIVRSAYELHAEDDDFGQPGTLVREVFSDAQRDRLVETVIGSLGGVQDPVLSRVFEYWTNIDAEIGQRIREGKAAADSGGEVDPGEVLREG
- a CDS encoding low temperature requirement protein A — protein: MPRSDDVPGRAPGGGPAREAGRVHWMELLFDLVFVAFVGQLAHGIHGDPGWSDIGTFILLFFPAWWAWVNIVSVVNLLPGLTARGLGVAMLTAMAAAGAMAAAAPEAFGERAWAFSVANAALRLVLLTLWLHRQRNLLGAAPSWRIWLYNGGTAVLWLVAAFLPLETAAILWAVAILVEVVMVTVSARRQPAAGIADINVEHAAERLGLFVVIVLGESVFTIVTRVSALWGPAARLTGALGFVMVALLGWTFFQYGMGTLSEGLHRLALRRDFGGVVLTTLFMPFLLVVGVTAMAGAIATAIGAPFAPLPIGSGATLGGGLALFYLTNAIVSLRYGQSTRAVLPWSIPAVAGSLLLVPTSAVVPAAPLLGASVALLLVLTVFAELRARAPRH
- a CDS encoding TrmH family RNA methyltransferase, which encodes MKQVRGFSRRSVRRRTGRVLVEGPQGVREAVRFAPERIRDLYVTAEAARRYADFVEPARGRGVVVHEASEEVLAAMCDADTPQGTAAVVDWTPSTLESVLAREPRLLVLLTHVRDPGNLGTVIRGADAAGADAVLVSEGSVDVTSPKVVRSTAGSIFHLPVVTGLDVAATLAALDDAGVRRLAADGMGEQTIDEIDLTTAHAWVMGNEARGLEPATREACDDVVRVPIHGHAESLNLAMASTLCLYASARSQRPT
- the rplT gene encoding 50S ribosomal protein L20; protein product: MARVKRAVNAHKKRRVVLERASGYRGQRSRLYRKAREQVTHSLEYSYRDRRARKGDFRRLWIQRINAGARANGMTYNRFIQGLRGAEVEVDRRMLAELAVNDEAAFAALVEVAKANVPAADAKAQA
- the rpmI gene encoding 50S ribosomal protein L35, which encodes MPKNKTHSGAKKRFRVTGSGKIMRERANHVHKFHEKTPQHARRLANDVQVSKADEKKAKKLLGR
- the infC gene encoding translation initiation factor IF-3, whose translation is MRLVGPNGEQVGIVRVEDALRLAAEADLDLVEVAPTAKPPVAKLMDFGKYKYEAAMKAREARKNQVNTIIKEIKLRPKIDSHDYGTKKGHVERFLSAGDKVKVTIMFRGREQSRPELGFRLLQRLAEDVVELGTVESAPKQDGRNMVMVLGPTKKKSEARAEARRKKDDQAAAKAAEKNDSDAPAES
- a CDS encoding SseB family protein, with protein sequence MTTHGDSAGVPWQGRELPTGGFEGDSGTADPGLIRALTTGGETDVMRRLAKARLIVPVTAVAGELGEGVDGTVSDTEADMAVALLEHPDGRTALPVFTSVEALAAFSSTMRPVPVEAAQAAQAAVGERADLMVLDCASEQAFEVRASMVWALAQAREWLPSYEDPFVEASVARVCSTHDEVTGHALSEGAPDGQGVLQVELTLVPGLGQQEVEQLVTTIAEELATDGELRARVDGLSFAIT
- the priA gene encoding bifunctional 1-(5-phosphoribosyl)-5-((5-phosphoribosylamino)methylideneamino)imidazole-4-carboxamide isomerase/phosphoribosylanthranilate isomerase PriA; translated protein: MTTTETRRLELLPAVDVREGRAVQLQQGISGSGWDFGDPLQAAQAWQEQGAEWIHLVDLDAAFGEGSNRDLLAGIVGQLDLKVELSGGIRDQDSLTAALDSGCARVNLGTAALENPEWTARAIAEHGDRIAVGLDVRGTTLAARGWTREGGDLWETLARLDSEGCTRYVVTDVAKDGMLAGPNLELLRSVCEATSAKVVASGGVTTREDVVALRELVPVGVEGAIIGSALYKGTVTLTEALDAAGRP
- the hisH gene encoding imidazole glycerol phosphate synthase subunit HisH; protein product: MTSPHVVVLDHGSGNVHSVVRALDHVGADVELTADRDRVLSADGLLVPGVGNFHACMGGLEAVDGAALVDLRLAGGRPVLGVCVGMQVMFDGSEEPSGSAPARAGLGQWPGTVTRLRAPVVPHMGWSTTTPAEDSVLFAGVEAERFYFVHSYAVADWDLRVAPGGLAVAAPRVTWSEHGSPFVAAVENGPLSATQFHPEKSGDAGLHLLKNWVMSL
- the hisB gene encoding imidazoleglycerol-phosphate dehydratase HisB, producing MSSQSRTATVRRGTSESRVEVSVDLDGSGIGDVSTGVRFYDHMLLSLAKHSLIDLTVRADGDVDVDAHHTVEDVAIVLGQAVREALGDKSGISRFGDATVPLDEALVHAVVDVAGRPYVVHTGEPAGQEHVIIGGTFVGSLTRHVMESFAHNAGIALHVRVLAGRDPHHVVEAQFKALARALRSAVAHDPRVSGIPSAKGAL